From a single Kitasatospora sp. NBC_00458 genomic region:
- a CDS encoding response regulator transcription factor, producing MTCVLLAEDDPAISEPLARALRREGYEVLVREDGPSALAAGLGEEVDLVVLDLGLPEMDGLEVCRRLRADGRSCPVLVLTARADEVDTVVGLDAGADDYVTKPFRLAELLARVRALLRRGNVDQLTTGAHGVKIDIESHRAWLGEEELTLSAKEFELLRVLVRDAGRVVTREEIMRQVWDTTWWTSTKTLDMHISWLRKKLGDDAANPRYIATVRGVGFRFEKN from the coding sequence ATGACCTGTGTGCTGCTTGCCGAGGACGATCCGGCGATCTCCGAACCGCTCGCCCGGGCCCTGCGTCGCGAGGGCTACGAGGTGCTCGTCCGGGAGGACGGCCCGTCCGCGCTGGCCGCCGGCCTCGGGGAGGAGGTCGACCTCGTCGTCCTCGACCTCGGCCTGCCCGAGATGGACGGACTGGAGGTCTGCCGCCGGCTGCGCGCCGACGGTCGCAGCTGCCCCGTCCTGGTGCTCACCGCCCGCGCCGACGAGGTCGACACGGTGGTCGGCCTGGACGCCGGCGCCGACGACTACGTCACCAAGCCCTTCCGCCTCGCCGAACTGCTCGCCCGGGTCCGCGCCCTGCTCCGGCGCGGCAACGTCGACCAGCTGACCACCGGCGCGCACGGCGTCAAGATCGACATCGAGTCGCACCGCGCCTGGCTCGGCGAGGAGGAGCTCACCCTCTCCGCCAAGGAGTTCGAGCTGCTGCGCGTCCTGGTCCGGGACGCCGGCCGGGTGGTCACCCGCGAGGAGATCATGCGGCAGGTCTGGGACACCACCTGGTGGACCTCCACCAAGACCCTCGACATGCACATCTCCTGGCTGCGCAAGAAGCTCGGCGACGACGCCGCCAACCCCCGCTACATCGCCACCGTGCGCGGGGTCGGCTTCCGCTTCGAGAAGAACTAG
- a CDS encoding peptide MFS transporter: MASTTLESGVQSASPSGKTFLGHPRGLATLFMSEMWERFSYYGMRALLVLYMTASVTDGGLGMKLAVASAVYSVYTAMVYLLALPGGWIADRFLGARKTVALGGSIIMIGHFLLAVPAGVSFFAGLGFIAIGSGLLKANISTMVGHLYDGPNDPRRDGGFTIFYMGINLGAFAAPLVIGTIGQKVDWHLGFALAGVGMALGLVQFLLGTRHLSAKSDVVTSPIPAAEKSAILKKAGLWLAVAVAFYAVVGLTGHFTINWAIWPLSIAGIALPVFVFAKVKRDKDLDEAEQSRMSGYIWFFVAAAVFWMIYDQSGSTLNIFAQDSTASTLFGFDFPSSWFQSLNPLYIMALAPVFAWLWVLLSRKAKNPSTTMKFAFGLVMVGASFMVMMLAMAAASGGAKVTPLWLAMVYLIQTVGELTLSPVGLSVTTKLAPAKYASQMMGVWFLAVTAGDCVAAVFQLVLGDGVVGSTGYFAFQGAMAIVAGVALAMYRRKVVRLMGDVH, from the coding sequence ATGGCGTCTACGACCCTGGAGTCCGGCGTTCAGTCGGCCTCTCCCAGCGGCAAGACCTTCCTCGGGCACCCCCGGGGCCTCGCCACGCTCTTCATGAGCGAGATGTGGGAGCGCTTCAGCTACTACGGCATGCGTGCCCTGCTGGTGCTCTACATGACCGCCTCCGTCACCGACGGCGGCCTCGGCATGAAGCTCGCCGTCGCGAGCGCCGTCTACAGCGTGTACACGGCCATGGTCTACCTGCTGGCTCTCCCGGGCGGCTGGATCGCCGACCGCTTCCTCGGCGCCCGGAAGACCGTCGCCCTCGGCGGCTCGATCATCATGATCGGCCACTTCCTGCTGGCCGTCCCGGCCGGCGTGTCGTTCTTCGCCGGCCTCGGCTTCATCGCGATCGGCTCGGGCCTGCTCAAGGCCAACATCTCGACGATGGTCGGCCACCTCTACGACGGTCCCAACGACCCGCGTCGTGACGGCGGCTTCACCATCTTCTACATGGGCATCAACCTCGGTGCCTTCGCCGCCCCGCTGGTCATCGGCACCATCGGCCAGAAGGTCGACTGGCACCTCGGCTTCGCCCTCGCCGGCGTCGGCATGGCCCTGGGCCTGGTCCAGTTCCTGCTCGGCACCCGCCACCTGAGCGCCAAGAGCGACGTCGTGACCTCGCCGATCCCGGCCGCCGAGAAGAGCGCCATCCTCAAGAAGGCCGGCCTCTGGCTGGCGGTGGCCGTCGCCTTCTACGCGGTCGTCGGCCTGACCGGCCACTTCACCATCAACTGGGCGATCTGGCCGCTGTCGATCGCGGGCATCGCGCTGCCGGTCTTCGTCTTCGCCAAGGTGAAGCGGGACAAGGACCTCGACGAGGCCGAGCAGTCCCGGATGAGCGGCTACATCTGGTTCTTCGTCGCCGCCGCCGTCTTCTGGATGATCTACGACCAGTCCGGCTCGACGCTGAACATCTTCGCCCAGGACAGCACGGCGTCGACCCTGTTCGGCTTCGACTTCCCGTCCAGCTGGTTCCAGTCGCTCAACCCGCTCTACATCATGGCGCTGGCCCCGGTCTTCGCCTGGCTCTGGGTCCTGCTCTCCCGCAAGGCCAAGAACCCCAGCACCACCATGAAGTTCGCCTTCGGCCTCGTGATGGTCGGCGCCTCGTTCATGGTCATGATGCTGGCGATGGCCGCCGCCTCGGGCGGCGCCAAGGTCACCCCGCTCTGGCTGGCCATGGTCTACCTGATCCAGACCGTCGGCGAGCTCACCCTCTCCCCGGTGGGCCTGTCCGTCACCACCAAGCTGGCGCCGGCCAAGTACGCCAGCCAGATGATGGGCGTCTGGTTCCTCGCCGTCACCGCGGGCGACTGCGTCGCGGCCGTCTTCCAGCTCGTCCTCGGCGACGGGGTGGTCGGATCCACCGGGTACTTCGCCTTCCAGGGCGCCATGGCGATCGTCGCCGGCGTGGCCCTCGCGATGTACCGCAGGAAGGTCGTCCGGCTGATGGGCGACGTCCACTGA